One genomic segment of Fusobacterium nucleatum includes these proteins:
- a CDS encoding arsenate reductase family protein — protein sequence MKDIVFFCYPKCSTCQKAKKWLLENSVEFTERDIVKDNPTEAELKKFYKKSKKELKKFFNTSGILYREMELKDKLPTMTEEEMLKLLATDGKLVKRPMIVTKDVILNGFKEEEWKKLLKK from the coding sequence ATGAAAGACATAGTATTTTTTTGTTATCCAAAGTGTTCAACTTGCCAAAAAGCAAAGAAATGGCTTCTAGAAAATTCAGTAGAATTTACTGAAAGAGATATAGTGAAAGATAATCCAACTGAGGCAGAATTAAAAAAATTTTATAAAAAAAGTAAGAAAGAATTAAAAAAATTTTTTAATACAAGTGGTATTTTATATAGAGAAATGGAATTAAAAGATAAATTACCAACAATGACAGAAGAAGAAATGTTAAAGTTATTAGCAACAGATGGAAAACTTGTAAAAAGACCAATGATTGTTACAAAAGATGTTATTTTAAATGGATTTAAAGAAGAGGAATGGAAAAAATTATTAAAAAAATAA
- a CDS encoding DNA-methyltransferase, which yields MEINKIFKGDSIEILKKMPSESVDFIFADPPYYMQTEGELLRTDGTKFSGVEDEWDKFESFQDYDNFSKKWLSECRRVLKKNGTIAVIGSFQNIYRIGNIMQNLGYWILNDIIWKKTNPVPNFSGKRFCNSHETILWCSKDKKSKITFNYKTMKYLNGDKQEKSVWEIPLCIGNERLKDEEGNKLHSTQKPEKLLYKVLISMTKPNDVVLDPFFGTGTTGAVAVETGRNYIGIEREEKYIKAAEKRIASKIYQKNMITELLLEVKPPKVPLKKLVEKGYLKENQALYNSSGEEKATVLSNGDVFDGNEKLSLHKMSAKILNKTNNNGWDYFYVMNNGELIPLNDLRYQYDKEFNDEK from the coding sequence ATGGAAATAAATAAAATATTTAAAGGGGATAGTATTGAAATCTTAAAAAAAATGCCTAGTGAGAGTGTAGATTTTATATTTGCAGATCCTCCTTACTATATGCAGACAGAAGGAGAACTATTGAGAACCGATGGAACAAAATTCAGTGGAGTTGAAGATGAGTGGGATAAATTTGAAAGTTTTCAAGATTATGATAATTTTAGTAAAAAATGGTTAAGTGAATGCAGAAGAGTTTTAAAAAAGAATGGAACTATAGCAGTTATTGGTTCATTTCAAAATATTTATCGTATTGGAAATATTATGCAAAATTTAGGATATTGGATTTTAAATGATATTATTTGGAAAAAGACGAATCCTGTGCCTAATTTTTCAGGAAAAAGATTTTGTAATTCTCATGAAACAATCTTATGGTGTAGTAAAGATAAAAAAAGTAAGATAACTTTTAATTATAAGACTATGAAATATCTTAATGGAGATAAACAAGAAAAAAGTGTATGGGAAATCCCATTATGTATAGGAAACGAAAGATTAAAAGATGAAGAAGGAAATAAATTACATTCAACTCAAAAACCAGAAAAATTATTATATAAAGTTTTAATATCTATGACAAAGCCTAATGATGTAGTTTTGGATCCATTTTTTGGAACAGGTACAACAGGAGCAGTTGCAGTGGAAACGGGAAGAAACTATATAGGAATAGAAAGAGAAGAAAAATATATAAAGGCAGCAGAAAAAAGGATAGCTTCTAAAATTTATCAAAAAAATATGATTACAGAGCTTTTACTTGAAGTTAAGCCACCAAAAGTTCCATTAAAAAAACTTGTAGAAAAAGGATATTTAAAAGAAAATCAAGCTCTATATAACAGTTCTGGAGAGGAAAAAGCTACTGTTTTAAGTAACGGAGATGTTTTTGATGGAAATGAAAAACTTTCGCTTCATAAAATGAGTGCAAAAATTTTGAATAAAACTAATAATAATGGCTGGGATTATTTTTATGTTATGAATAATGGTGAATTAATTCCTTTGAATGATTTAAGATATCAATATGATAAAGAGTTTAATGATGAAAAGTAG
- a CDS encoding GNAT family N-acetyltransferase, with the protein MEIEIREIEVEDYKELLDFMRKVKGETNFLLGYPDEIKLSYEDEKEHIKKVKSSETSNHFVATKNNKMIGCISFNGNTARKMRHYGTIGISVLKEYWSRGVATVLLEKLISWAKEKGIKKINLDVFENNKRAIKLYEKFGFKLEGCIEDGIFDGENYINLLVYGLKI; encoded by the coding sequence ATGGAGATAGAAATAAGAGAAATAGAAGTAGAAGACTATAAAGAGCTTTTAGATTTTATGAGAAAAGTGAAAGGTGAAACTAATTTTTTACTTGGTTATCCTGATGAAATTAAATTAAGTTATGAAGATGAAAAAGAACACATAAAAAAAGTAAAATCTTCAGAAACAAGCAATCATTTTGTAGCAACGAAGAATAATAAAATGATAGGTTGTATTAGTTTTAATGGAAATACTGCAAGAAAAATGAGACACTATGGAACTATTGGAATTTCTGTTTTAAAAGAATATTGGAGCAGAGGAGTAGCAACAGTATTATTAGAAAAATTAATAAGTTGGGCTAAGGAAAAAGGGATAAAAAAGATTAATTTAGATGTTTTTGAAAATAATAAAAGAGCAATAAAGCTATATGAAAAGTTTGGTTTTAAATTAGAAGGTTGTATAGAAGATGGAATTTTTGATGGAGAAAATTATATAAATTTACTGGTATATGGATTAAAAATTTGA
- the tyrS gene encoding tyrosine--tRNA ligase has product MANVYDVLKERGYLKQLTHEEEIREILGKEKVTFYIGFDPTADSLHVGHFIAMMFMAHMQQHGHKPIALAGGGTGMVGDPSGRSDMRTMMTVEMIDHNVECIKKQMQKFIDFSEDKAILANNADWLRNLNYIEFLRGVGEHFSVNRMLAAECYKSRMENGLSFLEFNYMIMQAYDFYVLNHKYNCTMQLGGDDQWSNMIAGVELLRRKDRKSAYAMTCTLLTNSEGKKMGKTAKGALWLDPKKTTPYEFYQYWRNVDDQDVEKCLALLTFLPMDEVRRLGALKDAEINEAKKVLAYEVTKIIHGEEEATKAKEATEALFGSGNNLDNAPKIEVTDEDFSKELLDVLVDRKIIKTKSEGRRLIEQNGMSLNDVKITDVKFTLNDNTLGLLKLGKKKFYNIVKK; this is encoded by the coding sequence ATGGCTAATGTATATGATGTACTAAAAGAAAGAGGATATTTAAAACAACTTACACATGAAGAAGAAATTAGAGAAATTTTAGGAAAAGAGAAAGTTACTTTCTATATAGGTTTTGACCCAACAGCAGATAGTTTACATGTAGGGCATTTTATAGCTATGATGTTTATGGCACATATGCAACAACATGGGCATAAACCAATAGCTTTAGCAGGTGGGGGAACTGGGATGGTAGGTGACCCAAGTGGTAGAAGTGATATGAGAACTATGATGACTGTTGAAATGATAGATCATAATGTTGAATGTATTAAAAAACAAATGCAAAAATTTATAGATTTTTCTGAAGATAAAGCTATACTTGCAAACAATGCTGATTGGTTAAGAAATCTAAACTATATTGAATTCTTAAGAGGTGTGGGAGAACATTTTTCAGTAAATAGAATGCTTGCAGCAGAATGTTATAAGTCAAGAATGGAAAATGGGCTATCTTTCTTAGAATTTAATTATATGATAATGCAAGCTTATGATTTCTATGTTTTAAATCACAAATATAATTGTACTATGCAATTAGGTGGAGATGACCAATGGTCAAATATGATAGCAGGTGTTGAGTTACTAAGAAGAAAAGATAGAAAATCAGCTTATGCTATGACTTGCACTTTACTAACTAATAGTGAAGGAAAGAAAATGGGTAAAACTGCTAAGGGGGCATTGTGGTTAGACCCTAAAAAGACTACTCCTTATGAGTTTTATCAATATTGGAGAAATGTGGATGACCAAGATGTTGAAAAGTGCCTAGCACTTTTAACTTTCTTACCTATGGACGAAGTTAGAAGACTCGGAGCATTAAAAGATGCTGAAATAAATGAAGCTAAAAAAGTGTTAGCTTATGAAGTAACAAAAATTATCCATGGAGAAGAAGAAGCTACAAAGGCTAAAGAAGCAACAGAAGCACTATTTGGAAGTGGAAATAATTTAGATAATGCACCAAAAATTGAAGTAACTGATGAAGATTTTTCAAAAGAATTACTAGATGTTTTAGTTGATAGAAAAATTATAAAAACTAAAAGTGAAGGAAGAAGACTTATAGAACAAAATGGAATGTCTTTAAATGATGTGAAGATTACAGATGTTAAGTTCACTTTAAATGATAATACTTTAGGGCTTTTAAAATTGGGTAAAAAGAAATTCTATAATATTGTAAAAAAATAA
- a CDS encoding carboxypeptidase M32 has translation MREKFRELVKKRNRIYANLELLHWDLETKTPEKSKPYLSDLVAELSMKEYDLFTSDEFVNLVETLNKEKENLSEIEKKEIELSMEDIEKMKKIPADEYEAYAKLTSINQGIWEEAKSKKDFSIVKANLEKIFNYNKKFAEYRRKNEKNLYDVLLNDYEKGMDTQKLDIFFNELKKEIVPFLRKIQEKKKSLKEEDKINVPVDEDIQFKFAKYLADYVGFDFEKGVVETSEHPFTLNLNKNDVRLTTNNKRNIPFSTVFSIIHEAGHGIYEQQTGDELIDTLLGTGGTMGLHESQSRFMENIVGRNGAFWRPLYKKTQDFYPFLKDITFEEFFKQINKIEPGLIRVEADELTYSLHIMVRYEIEKMIFNGEVSIDDLPKIWNQKMIEYLGIEPKNDSEGLMQDVHWYCGLVGYFPSYAIGNAYASQIYNTMKKDFDVDKALENQNMKKITNWLGEKIHKYGRLKDTPEIIKKVTGEELNPKYYISYLKEKYKKIYEI, from the coding sequence ATGAGAGAAAAATTTAGAGAGTTAGTAAAAAAGAGAAATAGAATATATGCTAATTTAGAACTTTTACATTGGGACTTAGAAACAAAAACTCCTGAAAAATCAAAACCATATTTATCTGATCTAGTTGCAGAACTTAGCATGAAGGAATATGATTTGTTTACTTCTGATGAATTTGTAAATTTAGTAGAAACTTTAAATAAAGAAAAAGAAAATTTATCTGAAATTGAAAAAAAAGAAATAGAATTATCAATGGAAGATATAGAAAAAATGAAGAAAATTCCTGCTGATGAATACGAAGCCTATGCAAAATTGACAAGTATAAATCAAGGTATCTGGGAAGAAGCTAAATCTAAAAAAGATTTTTCAATAGTTAAAGCTAATTTAGAAAAAATATTTAACTACAATAAAAAGTTTGCAGAATATAGAAGAAAAAATGAAAAAAATCTTTATGATGTGTTACTAAATGATTATGAAAAAGGAATGGACACTCAAAAATTAGATATATTTTTTAATGAATTAAAAAAGGAAATAGTTCCATTTTTAAGGAAAATACAGGAAAAGAAAAAATCTTTAAAAGAGGAAGATAAAATAAATGTTCCTGTTGATGAAGATATACAGTTTAAATTTGCCAAATATTTAGCAGATTATGTAGGTTTTGATTTTGAAAAGGGTGTTGTTGAAACAAGTGAACACCCATTTACTTTAAATTTGAATAAAAATGATGTTAGACTTACAACAAATAATAAGAGAAATATACCGTTTTCAACTGTATTTTCAATAATACATGAAGCAGGACATGGTATTTATGAACAACAAACAGGAGATGAACTTATAGATACTTTACTTGGTACAGGTGGAACTATGGGATTACATGAATCACAATCAAGATTTATGGAAAATATAGTTGGGAGAAATGGAGCATTTTGGAGACCATTATATAAGAAAACACAGGATTTTTATCCGTTTTTAAAGGATATTACTTTTGAAGAATTTTTTAAACAAATAAATAAAATTGAACCAGGTCTTATAAGAGTTGAAGCAGATGAATTGACTTATTCTCTACATATTATGGTAAGATATGAAATAGAAAAAATGATATTTAATGGTGAAGTGAGCATAGATGATTTACCAAAAATTTGGAATCAAAAAATGATAGAATATTTAGGAATAGAACCTAAAAATGATTCAGAAGGGCTTATGCAAGATGTTCATTGGTACTGCGGTTTAGTTGGATATTTTCCATCTTATGCAATAGGTAACGCTTATGCCTCTCAAATATATAATACTATGAAAAAAGATTTTGATGTTGATAAGGCTTTAGAAAATCAAAATATGAAAAAAATAACTAATTGGCTTGGAGAAAAAATTCATAAATATGGAAGATTAAAAGATACCCCTGAAATCATAAAGAAAGTTACAGGAGAAGAACTGAATCCAAAGTACTATATTAGCTACTTAAAAGAAAAATATAAAAAAATTTATGAAATATAG
- a CDS encoding serine hydrolase, with the protein MYKKLKKIFLVITILGTLFTNTYTNEIKEVQLIDDFSAELLGEASNPGPAQKPPVKQEEQEATEGKNVGEEQTDKQEDEIVENKDENQQKEETVNSEENSENIPKKSEVKEEKPKENLGKIEKITEKNEKVKEIKEDKNLALEEVENPEKDQQKYEMIKYYSADGVEWELPDNFRAVIVGDTKGNVIFAKDADTMYPLASVTKMMSLMVTFDEINAGKISLNDSVRISKNPLKYGGSGIPLKAGQMFVLEDLIKASAVYSANNATYAIAEYVGNGSVFSFVAKMNKKLKEYGLQNEIKYHTPAGLPTRVTKQPMDEGTARGIYKLSIEALKYKKYIEIAGIKSTKIYNGKISIRNRNHLIGENGVYGIKTGFHKEAKYNIAVASKFEDTDIIIVVMGGETYKTRDGIVLSVLDILNNNYTVKNGLIKRK; encoded by the coding sequence ATGTATAAGAAATTAAAAAAAATATTTTTAGTTATAACAATTTTAGGGACATTATTTACTAATACTTATACAAATGAAATCAAAGAAGTTCAATTAATAGATGATTTTTCAGCAGAGCTTTTAGGAGAGGCATCAAATCCAGGACCAGCTCAAAAACCACCAGTAAAACAAGAGGAACAAGAAGCTACAGAAGGAAAAAATGTTGGAGAAGAACAAACAGATAAACAAGAAGATGAGATTGTAGAAAATAAAGATGAGAACCAGCAAAAAGAAGAAACTGTAAATAGTGAAGAAAATTCTGAAAATATCCCTAAAAAAAGTGAAGTAAAAGAGGAAAAACCAAAAGAAAATTTAGGCAAAATAGAAAAAATTACAGAAAAAAATGAAAAAGTTAAAGAAATTAAAGAAGATAAGAATTTGGCACTTGAAGAGGTTGAAAATCCAGAAAAAGATCAGCAAAAATATGAAATGATTAAATACTATTCTGCTGATGGAGTAGAATGGGAACTACCAGACAATTTTAGGGCAGTTATAGTTGGAGATACAAAAGGTAATGTAATCTTTGCAAAAGATGCTGATACAATGTATCCACTTGCCTCTGTTACAAAGATGATGTCTTTAATGGTAACATTTGATGAGATTAATGCAGGAAAGATTTCTTTAAATGATAGTGTGAGAATAAGTAAAAATCCTTTAAAATATGGTGGAAGTGGAATTCCTTTAAAAGCAGGGCAAATGTTTGTATTAGAAGATTTGATAAAAGCCTCTGCTGTGTATTCAGCTAACAATGCAACTTATGCAATAGCTGAATATGTTGGAAATGGAAGTGTATTTAGTTTTGTTGCTAAGATGAATAAAAAATTAAAAGAATATGGATTACAAAATGAAATAAAATATCATACTCCTGCGGGCTTACCGACAAGGGTTACAAAACAACCTATGGACGAAGGAACTGCAAGAGGAATATATAAATTATCAATAGAGGCATTAAAATATAAGAAATATATTGAAATTGCGGGAATAAAAAGTACAAAAATCTATAATGGAAAAATATCTATAAGAAATAGAAACCATTTAATTGGAGAAAATGGAGTATATGGAATAAAAACAGGGTTCCATAAGGAAGCAAAATATAATATAGCTGTTGCAAGTAAATTTGAGGACACTGATATAATTATTGTAGTTATGGGAGGAGAAACATATAAGACAAGAGATGGAATAGTTCTTAGTGTTTTAGATATCTTAAATAATAATTACACTGTTAAAAATGGGTTAATTAAAAGAAAATAA
- a CDS encoding GNAT family protein produces MSKFKIRNMREDDIEIIYKNLHFDFVNKYFKNKKQQQKIHKNHNEWYKIHISSFDYSIYIFEDQENNFVAMTSYEILTDTAKVNIYLNKDYRNKRYSQEVLSESINKFLSDNKNIKYLQAYILEENIASKKLFENLGFIYNNEKKIYNDGLEYLIYKKDTIQ; encoded by the coding sequence TTGTCCAAGTTCAAAATAAGAAATATGAGGGAAGATGATATTGAGATTATTTACAAAAATTTACATTTTGATTTTGTAAATAAATATTTCAAAAATAAGAAACAACAACAAAAAATACATAAAAATCATAATGAATGGTATAAAATTCATATATCTTCTTTTGATTACTCAATTTATATATTTGAAGATCAAGAAAATAATTTTGTAGCAATGACAAGTTATGAAATTTTAACTGATACTGCAAAAGTGAATATCTATTTAAATAAAGATTATAGAAATAAAAGATATTCACAAGAAGTTCTATCTGAAAGTATAAATAAATTTTTAAGTGATAATAAAAATATAAAATATCTTCAAGCATATATTTTAGAAGAAAATATTGCCTCAAAAAAACTTTTTGAAAATTTAGGCTTTATATATAATAATGAAAAGAAAATTTATAATGATGGATTGGAATATTTAATATATAAAAAGGATACGATACAATGA
- a CDS encoding DUF1353 domain-containing protein, translated as MELTKLLVKDLMNGKFELFFDYVYKTKEYLIKVPKGFVTDYASIPKLLRIIVLPYGKHSGASVIHDWLYSSNCNLEISREKADKIFLEVLKEEKVNFFLRRFMYIAVRRFGGSRFRNGV; from the coding sequence ATGGAATTGACAAAATTATTAGTTAAAGACTTGATGAATGGTAAATTTGAGCTGTTTTTTGACTATGTATATAAAACAAAGGAGTATCTTATCAAAGTTCCAAAAGGCTTTGTAACAGATTATGCAAGTATACCTAAATTACTTAGAATAATAGTTCTTCCTTATGGAAAACATAGTGGAGCAAGTGTAATTCATGATTGGCTATATTCTTCTAATTGCAATTTGGAGATAAGTAGAGAAAAAGCTGATAAAATATTTTTAGAAGTCTTAAAAGAAGAAAAAGTAAATTTCTTCTTGAGAAGATTTATGTATATTGCAGTAAGAAGATTTGGTGGAAGTAGATTTAGAAATGGAGTTTAA
- the nth gene encoding endonuclease III — translation MTKKEKVKKILVELEKKFGTPKCALDFKTPFELLVAVILSAQCTDKRVNIVTEEMFKHVNTPEDFANMELEEIENYIKSTGFFRNKAKNIKKCSEQLLEKYNGEIPQDMDKLTELAGVGRKTANVVRGEVWGLADGITVDTHVKRLTNLIGLVDSEDPIKIELELMKIVPKKSWIVFSHYLILHGRATCIARRPKCSECEISKCCNYGIKKLLE, via the coding sequence ATGACAAAAAAGGAAAAAGTAAAAAAAATATTAGTAGAATTAGAAAAGAAGTTTGGAACACCAAAATGTGCTTTAGATTTCAAAACTCCTTTTGAACTTTTGGTAGCAGTTATACTCTCTGCACAGTGTACAGATAAGAGAGTTAATATAGTTACAGAAGAAATGTTTAAACATGTAAATACACCAGAAGATTTTGCTAATATGGAATTAGAAGAAATTGAAAACTATATAAAAAGTACAGGCTTTTTTAGAAATAAAGCTAAGAATATAAAAAAGTGTAGTGAGCAGTTGTTAGAAAAATATAATGGAGAAATTCCACAGGATATGGATAAACTTACAGAGTTAGCAGGAGTTGGAAGAAAGACTGCCAATGTTGTAAGAGGAGAAGTCTGGGGACTTGCAGATGGAATAACTGTTGATACACATGTTAAAAGACTTACAAACCTAATAGGACTTGTAGATAGTGAAGACCCAATAAAAATTGAATTGGAACTAATGAAAATTGTTCCTAAAAAATCTTGGATAGTTTTTTCACATTATTTAATTTTACATGGAAGAGCAACTTGTATTGCAAGAAGACCAAAGTGCTCAGAGTGTGAAATTTCTAAGTGTTGTAACTATGGAATAAAAAAATTATTAGAATGA
- the nifS gene encoding cysteine desulfurase NifS: MKVYLDNNATTKVDEAVLQTMLPYFSEYYGNPFSLHLFGTETGKAVTEARQTIADILKAKPSEIIFTASGSEADNLAIRGIAKAYKHRGKHIITSTIEHPAVKNTFIDLMEDGFEITMVPVDENGVMIIDEFKKALREDTILVSVMHANNEVGSFQPIEEIAKITKERKIILHVDAVQTMGKVEIYPERMGIDLLSFSGHKFHAPKGIGVLYKRDGVRLARVITGGNQEGKRRPGTSNVPYIVGLAKALEISVANMKEEWNREEKLRNYFEDEVSKRIPEIKINGKGAKRLPGTSSITFKYLEGESMLLNLSLKGIAVSSGSACSSDSLQPSHVLLAMGVPAEFAHGTLRFSLSKYTTKEEIDYTIESLVEIIGKLRELSPLWKTFKDNKLTNEASF; the protein is encoded by the coding sequence ATGAAAGTTTATTTAGATAATAATGCAACAACAAAGGTTGATGAAGCAGTTTTACAAACAATGTTGCCATATTTTTCAGAATATTATGGGAACCCATTTAGCTTACATTTATTTGGAACTGAAACAGGAAAGGCAGTAACAGAAGCAAGGCAAACTATTGCAGATATTTTAAAAGCAAAGCCAAGTGAAATAATTTTTACAGCTTCTGGAAGTGAAGCAGATAATTTAGCAATTAGAGGAATAGCTAAGGCATATAAACATAGAGGAAAACATATTATAACATCAACAATAGAACATCCAGCAGTAAAAAATACTTTTATAGATTTAATGGAAGATGGTTTTGAAATTACAATGGTACCAGTTGATGAAAATGGTGTTATGATAATAGATGAATTTAAAAAAGCATTGAGAGAAGATACAATTCTTGTAAGTGTTATGCATGCTAATAATGAAGTTGGCTCTTTTCAACCAATAGAAGAAATTGCAAAAATCACAAAAGAAAGAAAGATAATATTACATGTTGATGCAGTTCAAACTATGGGAAAAGTTGAAATATATCCAGAAAGAATGGGAATAGATTTACTATCTTTTTCAGGACATAAGTTCCATGCTCCAAAAGGAATAGGAGTTTTATATAAAAGAGATGGAGTTCGTTTAGCAAGAGTTATCACAGGAGGTAACCAAGAAGGAAAAAGAAGACCTGGAACTTCGAATGTACCATATATAGTTGGTTTAGCTAAGGCACTTGAAATATCAGTAGCAAATATGAAAGAAGAATGGAACAGAGAAGAAAAATTAAGAAATTATTTTGAAGATGAAGTATCAAAAAGAATACCAGAAATAAAAATAAATGGAAAAGGTGCAAAAAGATTACCGGGAACATCAAGTATTACTTTTAAATACTTAGAAGGAGAATCAATGCTTTTAAATCTAAGTTTAAAAGGAATTGCAGTAAGTTCAGGATCAGCTTGTTCGTCTGATAGTTTACAACCATCGCATGTTTTATTAGCCATGGGAGTACCTGCTGAATTTGCACATGGTACATTAAGATTCTCTTTAAGTAAATATACTACAAAAGAAGAAATAGATTATACAATTGAATCTTTGGTTGAAATAATAGGAAAATTAAGAGAATTATCACCATTATGGAAAACTTTTAAAGATAATAAACTAACAAATGAAGCAAGTTTTTAA
- the brnQ gene encoding branched-chain amino acid transport system II carrier protein, whose amino-acid sequence MYNMIDVITAGFALFAMLFGAGNLIFPPMLGYELGSSWGVASFAFILTGVGIPLMGIIASANAGKSLDSFSDKVSPLFAKFYGIALILSIGPLLALPRTGATAYEVTFFHAGFTTPIWKYLYLGIYFLLALLFSLKSSKVVDRVGKILTPILLIVLFIILVKGVFFNNLPIEERIYQLPFKKGFTEGYQTMDALAAIVFSTVILNAIRGKVELTPKQEFSYLLKVGLIAAAGLAIVYAGLSYIGASFGGLELVAGAEKTDLLVKISINLLGKIGYLILAICVAGACLTTSIGLIVTVAEYFSNLIKVSYEKLVVITTIIGFLFAIFGVNKIVIVSVPVLVFLYPISIALIILNFFRIKSANVFKGVVLVSGLIGLYEGISVTGITMPKILSNIYNSLPLVNLGLPWLVPALIVGICCYFIKDEK is encoded by the coding sequence ATGTACAATATGATAGATGTTATTACAGCAGGATTTGCTTTATTTGCAATGTTATTTGGAGCAGGAAATTTGATATTTCCTCCAATGTTAGGATATGAATTAGGTAGTAGTTGGGGAGTAGCTTCATTTGCATTTATTTTAACAGGGGTTGGAATTCCTCTTATGGGGATAATTGCTTCTGCTAATGCAGGAAAAAGTTTAGATAGTTTTTCAGATAAAGTTTCACCTTTATTTGCAAAATTTTATGGAATAGCACTTATTTTATCCATAGGACCACTTTTGGCCTTACCAAGAACAGGTGCAACAGCTTATGAAGTTACATTTTTCCATGCAGGATTTACAACTCCAATTTGGAAATATCTCTATTTAGGAATTTATTTCTTGTTGGCATTGTTGTTTTCATTGAAATCCTCAAAAGTTGTTGATAGAGTGGGAAAGATTTTAACACCTATACTTTTAATAGTTTTATTTATAATTTTAGTTAAAGGTGTATTTTTTAATAATTTACCAATTGAAGAAAGAATTTATCAATTACCATTTAAAAAAGGTTTTACAGAAGGCTATCAAACAATGGATGCCTTGGCAGCAATAGTATTCTCAACAGTTATTTTAAATGCTATAAGAGGAAAAGTTGAACTTACACCAAAACAAGAATTTTCATATTTATTGAAAGTTGGACTAATTGCAGCAGCAGGGCTTGCAATAGTTTATGCAGGGCTTAGTTATATAGGTGCAAGTTTTGGTGGCTTAGAGTTAGTTGCAGGAGCAGAAAAGACAGATTTACTTGTAAAAATTTCCATAAATCTTTTAGGAAAAATAGGATATTTAATACTAGCTATCTGTGTTGCAGGAGCTTGTCTTACAACTTCAATAGGACTTATAGTTACTGTTGCTGAATATTTTAGTAATCTTATAAAAGTATCTTATGAAAAATTAGTAGTAATAACAACAATAATAGGTTTTCTATTTGCAATATTTGGAGTTAATAAAATAGTTATTGTATCAGTTCCAGTTTTAGTATTCCTATATCCAATAAGTATTGCACTAATAATTTTGAATTTCTTCCGTATAAAAAGTGCTAATGTATTTAAGGGAGTTGTATTAGTATCAGGACTTATTGGACTATATGAAGGAATTTCTGTAACAGGAATAACTATGCCAAAAATATTGAGTAATATTTATAATTCATTACCACTTGTAAATTTAGGTTTACCTTGGTTAGTGCCAGCTTTGATAGTTGGAATTTGTTGTTATTTTATAAAAGATGAGAAATAA
- the nifU gene encoding Fe-S cluster assembly scaffold protein NifU, whose amino-acid sequence MQYTEKVMQHFMNPHNVGVIENPDGYGKVGNPSCGDIMEIFIKVDNNVISDVKFRTFGCASAIASSSISTDMIIGKTVEEALQVTNKAVVEALGGLPAVKMHCSVLAEEAIKMAIENYISKRDGK is encoded by the coding sequence ATGCAATATACAGAAAAAGTTATGCAACACTTTATGAATCCTCATAATGTAGGAGTAATTGAAAACCCAGATGGGTATGGGAAAGTAGGAAATCCATCTTGTGGAGATATAATGGAAATTTTTATTAAAGTTGATAATAATGTAATTTCAGATGTAAAATTTAGAACATTTGGTTGTGCATCAGCTATTGCAAGTTCTTCAATTTCAACTGATATGATTATAGGGAAAACAGTTGAGGAAGCTTTACAAGTAACAAATAAAGCCGTTGTTGAAGCATTGGGTGGATTACCAGCAGTTAAAATGCATTGTTCAGTTTTAGCAGAAGAAGCTATTAAGATGGCAATAGAAAACTATATCTCAAAAAGAGATGGAAAATAA